A stretch of the Ptychodera flava strain L36383 chromosome 18, AS_Pfla_20210202, whole genome shotgun sequence genome encodes the following:
- the LOC139117145 gene encoding uncharacterized protein isoform X1, whose translation MSDSRGGREDFAFIRKPAMSSHYYGRNYTLSGAMMTMVVVTLLFICAGYFGQQTPLYAPPTPKDYHASLSTDNRELQTTAFDSGGNRVSTRSSVEVKLMKVFKSATSRIRRNMTMWMEELKMTPLMVSKAFKHPSSTSTSAFSRVIIDAVMKERPLKMGVAGGSISAGRKIYASFFADTMKSALGVPVEIHNGAIGGTDSRFGTYCFGALVNMTELDIVLWEYAVNDYLKGVGPWAQEEFSRTILDLPNSPQLIYVNFLHGVTMHRNSCESNEINGSRPLSEHYNVPSIRTADAICNIVKYGNFTDLVMSRRNGHPSPKYHKMTGVFLVEFFARVLDNLLSTLTLKPIEDVKHLYVSSPKARNLKPIFTKVPILKPKCWTVLGNTRRGLARRLLTPIDFDGWKLAVADSEKPNRTDLKRFWESGRANSSIIFPVNVPPLGNLNCTVAISLWGCPECGSADVFIDGDRASSVRVSSKYKWKATTSARVSGNLVAGNHTMTLIGIGDGNFRISSIMTSYRTDL comes from the exons ATGTCCGACTCCAGGGGTGGACGCGAAG ACTTTGCGTTTATAAGAAAACCAGCTATGTCGTCGCACTATTATGGCAGGAACTATACTCTGTCAGGGGCAATGATGACTATGGTGGTTGTAACTCTGCTGTTTATCTGTGCCGGCTATTTCGGCCAACAAACGCCGTTATATGCACCCCCGACACCAAAGGACTACCACGCGTCCCTGTCAACTGACAACAGAGAACTCCAAACAACTGCCTTTGACTCCGGGGGCAACAGAGTTTCAACCAGGTCAAGTGTTGAGGTCAAACTAATGAAGGTTTTCAAGTCTGCAACTTCAAGAATTCGGAGAAACATGACCATGTGGATGGAAGAGTTAAAGATGACCCCCTTGATGGTCAGCAAAGCATTCAAACACCCGTCATCGACATCGACATCAGCTTTTAGCCGTGTAATTATAGATGCAGTTATGAAGGAGAGGCCATTGAAAATGGGCGTTGCCGGTGGCTCTATCTCTGCTGGTAGAAAGATCTACGCGTCTTTCTTTGCTGACACTATGAAATCTGCTCTGGGTGTACCGGTAGAGATTCACAATGGGGCGATTGGTGGTACCGATAGTAGGTTTGGTACCTACTGCTTTGGTGCTCTGGTCAATATGACAGAATTGGACATCGTTCTATGGGAGTATGCGGTAAATGACTACCTTAAAGGTGTAGGACCCTGGGCACAGGAGGAATTCAGCCGAACTATATTAGATTTGCCGAACTCGCCCCAGTTAATCTATGTAAACTTTTTACATGGGGTTACAATGCATCGCAATTCATGCGAGAGTAATGAAATAAATGGCAGCCGACCACTAAGTGAACATTACAATGTACCATCGATAAGAACGGCGGATGCAATATGTAATATAGTAAAATATGGTAATTTCACTGATTTGGTTATGAGCAGAAGAAACGGACATCCTTCTCCGAAGTATCACAAGATGACAGGCGTTTTCCTTGTTGAATTTTTCGCACGCGTCCTGGATAACTTGCTCAGTACTTTAACATTGAAGCCAATAGAGGATGTGAAACACCTTTATGTTTCATCCCCGAAGGCAAGGAATTTGAAACCAATTTTCACCAAGGTACCGATACTGAAACCAAAGTGCTGGACAGTCTTGGGGAACACACGACGCGGTCTTGCTAGGAGACTTCTAACCCCTATTGATTTCGACGGGTGGAAACTTGCGGTCGCCGACTCTGAAAAACCTAACAGAACGGACTTGAAACGTTTCTGGGAATCAGGAAGGGCAAATAGTTCTATAATTTTTCCTGTCAACGTACCTCCTTTAGGAAACCTCAACTGCACTGTGGCGATCAGCCTGTGGGGCTGTCCCGAGTGTGGGTCAGCTGACGTTTTCATTGATGGAGACAGGGCGAGCAGCGTGCGGGTATCTTCAAAATATAAATGGAAGGCCACCACATCAGCGAGAGTTTCTGGTAACCTTGTGGCAGGAAATCACACTATGACGTTGATTGGAATTGGTGACGGTAATTTTCGCATTTCTAGCATTATGACTTCATATCGTACAGATCTCTGA
- the LOC139117145 gene encoding uncharacterized protein isoform X2 has product MSSHYYGRNYTLSGAMMTMVVVTLLFICAGYFGQQTPLYAPPTPKDYHASLSTDNRELQTTAFDSGGNRVSTRSSVEVKLMKVFKSATSRIRRNMTMWMEELKMTPLMVSKAFKHPSSTSTSAFSRVIIDAVMKERPLKMGVAGGSISAGRKIYASFFADTMKSALGVPVEIHNGAIGGTDSRFGTYCFGALVNMTELDIVLWEYAVNDYLKGVGPWAQEEFSRTILDLPNSPQLIYVNFLHGVTMHRNSCESNEINGSRPLSEHYNVPSIRTADAICNIVKYGNFTDLVMSRRNGHPSPKYHKMTGVFLVEFFARVLDNLLSTLTLKPIEDVKHLYVSSPKARNLKPIFTKVPILKPKCWTVLGNTRRGLARRLLTPIDFDGWKLAVADSEKPNRTDLKRFWESGRANSSIIFPVNVPPLGNLNCTVAISLWGCPECGSADVFIDGDRASSVRVSSKYKWKATTSARVSGNLVAGNHTMTLIGIGDGNFRISSIMTSYRTDL; this is encoded by the coding sequence ATGTCGTCGCACTATTATGGCAGGAACTATACTCTGTCAGGGGCAATGATGACTATGGTGGTTGTAACTCTGCTGTTTATCTGTGCCGGCTATTTCGGCCAACAAACGCCGTTATATGCACCCCCGACACCAAAGGACTACCACGCGTCCCTGTCAACTGACAACAGAGAACTCCAAACAACTGCCTTTGACTCCGGGGGCAACAGAGTTTCAACCAGGTCAAGTGTTGAGGTCAAACTAATGAAGGTTTTCAAGTCTGCAACTTCAAGAATTCGGAGAAACATGACCATGTGGATGGAAGAGTTAAAGATGACCCCCTTGATGGTCAGCAAAGCATTCAAACACCCGTCATCGACATCGACATCAGCTTTTAGCCGTGTAATTATAGATGCAGTTATGAAGGAGAGGCCATTGAAAATGGGCGTTGCCGGTGGCTCTATCTCTGCTGGTAGAAAGATCTACGCGTCTTTCTTTGCTGACACTATGAAATCTGCTCTGGGTGTACCGGTAGAGATTCACAATGGGGCGATTGGTGGTACCGATAGTAGGTTTGGTACCTACTGCTTTGGTGCTCTGGTCAATATGACAGAATTGGACATCGTTCTATGGGAGTATGCGGTAAATGACTACCTTAAAGGTGTAGGACCCTGGGCACAGGAGGAATTCAGCCGAACTATATTAGATTTGCCGAACTCGCCCCAGTTAATCTATGTAAACTTTTTACATGGGGTTACAATGCATCGCAATTCATGCGAGAGTAATGAAATAAATGGCAGCCGACCACTAAGTGAACATTACAATGTACCATCGATAAGAACGGCGGATGCAATATGTAATATAGTAAAATATGGTAATTTCACTGATTTGGTTATGAGCAGAAGAAACGGACATCCTTCTCCGAAGTATCACAAGATGACAGGCGTTTTCCTTGTTGAATTTTTCGCACGCGTCCTGGATAACTTGCTCAGTACTTTAACATTGAAGCCAATAGAGGATGTGAAACACCTTTATGTTTCATCCCCGAAGGCAAGGAATTTGAAACCAATTTTCACCAAGGTACCGATACTGAAACCAAAGTGCTGGACAGTCTTGGGGAACACACGACGCGGTCTTGCTAGGAGACTTCTAACCCCTATTGATTTCGACGGGTGGAAACTTGCGGTCGCCGACTCTGAAAAACCTAACAGAACGGACTTGAAACGTTTCTGGGAATCAGGAAGGGCAAATAGTTCTATAATTTTTCCTGTCAACGTACCTCCTTTAGGAAACCTCAACTGCACTGTGGCGATCAGCCTGTGGGGCTGTCCCGAGTGTGGGTCAGCTGACGTTTTCATTGATGGAGACAGGGCGAGCAGCGTGCGGGTATCTTCAAAATATAAATGGAAGGCCACCACATCAGCGAGAGTTTCTGGTAACCTTGTGGCAGGAAATCACACTATGACGTTGATTGGAATTGGTGACGGTAATTTTCGCATTTCTAGCATTATGACTTCATATCGTACAGATCTCTGA